The following coding sequences lie in one Leptospira inadai serovar Lyme str. 10 genomic window:
- a CDS encoding inorganic phosphate transporter, whose product MDIFLIIVGVMAVLGVMDLLVGVSNDAVNFTNSAVGARAASRRLILIISAVGILFGALSSSGMMEVARKGIFHPEYFSLGELMFLFLAVMVADIILLDLYNTLGLPTSTTVSLVFELLGASLAMAILKTETVNDAFRIINAESALKIIFGIVFSVIFAFFAGLFLMFIFRLIFSFKLEKTIRLFGGLFAGLATTTVLFFVLLTAMKGSTLIDKDLLKWIGDNFRQIIITSLIGFSVLFQLLVLSGVNVLKFVVLLGTASLAMAFASNDLVNFIGVPIASLQTHELIKLSNWNANTLAVGLAGEVPTPNLLLLGAALIMIFSLFRSKKAETVTQTEVSLGSQGETIESFQSSLVARVFVQIAIGIYRPIKIILPKGIKTWIGERFSNGASREIVKIHENDAFDLLRASVNILIASGLILIGTIQKLPLSTTFVTFMVAMGTSLADGAWQKENAVNRVSGVLTVIGGWFMTAIFASMMGAMLATTFFYFGFAAVVAVLAGTLFLVLLFNRIHGQRKAAYEENIEKLVNINRHPEKALAKTVSSILGSLIVAKKAMNNVYSGFINGKKKDFKQTGKLLKNIKKMYENSISGFLTLANKHFDESEFQSIHPVTNALGYVDRIAENITNILRSSSNNMDSFRSGLSKDEREDLKDLRKLAEEGFELLVDSDKIPSLLDKARSKKKIKELSDIKIRIYKNQMRRIRKGDSRLKASTSYFVVVEELVDINENLMGLAEELHHVLPWAEEMRKRLQKTNTVSNGRHASPSFEEKKGKKKKKKKLKAY is encoded by the coding sequence ATGGATATTTTTTTAATCATCGTAGGAGTTATGGCCGTCCTTGGGGTCATGGATCTTCTTGTCGGTGTTTCGAACGACGCGGTAAATTTTACCAATTCCGCCGTCGGTGCGAGAGCGGCGTCCAGGCGATTGATTCTAATTATCTCCGCGGTCGGAATTCTGTTCGGAGCTCTGAGTTCCAGCGGGATGATGGAAGTGGCGAGAAAGGGAATTTTCCATCCGGAGTATTTTAGCCTCGGCGAGCTCATGTTTCTGTTCTTAGCGGTAATGGTAGCCGACATTATTCTTCTGGACCTGTACAATACTCTAGGCTTACCGACTTCCACAACGGTCTCCTTGGTATTCGAATTATTAGGTGCGTCGCTCGCGATGGCGATTCTAAAAACGGAAACGGTTAACGATGCATTCCGGATCATCAATGCGGAGAGTGCGTTAAAGATTATCTTCGGCATCGTATTTTCCGTGATCTTCGCCTTTTTTGCCGGATTATTCCTGATGTTTATTTTCCGGCTTATATTCAGTTTCAAATTGGAAAAAACGATTCGTTTGTTTGGAGGATTATTCGCCGGTTTAGCGACCACGACCGTCCTCTTCTTCGTCCTGCTGACCGCAATGAAAGGTTCCACGCTCATCGACAAGGACCTGCTAAAATGGATCGGCGATAACTTTCGACAAATCATTATAACTTCCTTAATCGGTTTTTCGGTCCTCTTTCAGCTCCTCGTACTTTCCGGCGTGAATGTGCTCAAATTCGTCGTACTATTGGGAACGGCGTCCCTAGCCATGGCCTTTGCCAGCAACGACTTGGTGAATTTTATCGGTGTTCCGATCGCAAGTCTCCAGACTCACGAGTTGATCAAGCTTTCGAATTGGAATGCGAACACCTTAGCGGTGGGATTGGCGGGAGAAGTTCCTACGCCGAACCTGCTTCTTTTAGGCGCGGCATTGATAATGATCTTTTCCCTTTTCCGATCAAAAAAGGCGGAAACGGTCACTCAAACCGAAGTGAGCCTCGGTTCTCAGGGGGAAACGATCGAAAGTTTTCAAAGCAGTCTTGTCGCCAGAGTTTTTGTTCAAATCGCGATCGGGATTTACCGACCGATCAAAATTATTCTTCCGAAAGGAATCAAAACCTGGATCGGCGAAAGATTCTCCAACGGGGCTTCCAGGGAAATCGTCAAGATCCATGAGAATGACGCGTTCGACTTACTCCGCGCCTCCGTGAATATCCTGATCGCTTCCGGATTGATCCTGATCGGAACGATTCAAAAGCTCCCTCTATCGACTACCTTCGTAACCTTTATGGTGGCGATGGGAACCTCTTTGGCGGACGGTGCTTGGCAAAAGGAAAACGCAGTCAATCGCGTCAGCGGAGTTCTGACCGTAATAGGCGGATGGTTTATGACCGCAATCTTTGCCTCCATGATGGGAGCGATGTTAGCGACCACTTTCTTTTACTTCGGCTTTGCCGCCGTAGTAGCGGTACTCGCGGGAACTCTTTTTCTTGTCTTACTTTTCAATAGAATTCACGGACAACGGAAGGCCGCCTACGAGGAAAATATCGAAAAACTGGTCAATATCAACCGCCATCCGGAAAAGGCCCTCGCTAAGACCGTATCTTCCATTCTTGGCAGTTTAATCGTCGCCAAAAAAGCGATGAATAACGTGTATTCGGGTTTTATAAACGGAAAGAAGAAAGATTTTAAACAAACCGGAAAATTACTTAAAAACATCAAGAAGATGTACGAAAACTCGATATCCGGCTTCTTAACCTTAGCGAACAAACATTTCGACGAAAGCGAATTCCAATCCATTCATCCCGTGACGAACGCGCTCGGATACGTCGATCGAATTGCCGAAAATATTACGAATATCTTAAGAAGCAGTTCCAATAATATGGACTCTTTCCGTTCGGGACTGAGCAAGGACGAGCGCGAAGATTTAAAGGACCTACGGAAACTCGCCGAAGAAGGATTCGAACTCCTGGTAGACTCCGATAAAATTCCCAGCCTTTTGGATAAGGCAAGATCCAAAAAGAAGATCAAAGAACTCTCGGATATCAAGATTCGTATTTATAAGAATCAAATGAGACGGATCAGAAAGGGAGATAGTCGACTCAAAGCAAGCACTTCTTATTTCGTGGTCGTGGAAGAACTGGTCGATATTAACGAAAATCTGATGGGCCTCGCCGAAGAACTCCACCATGTTCTGCCCTGGGCCGAAGAAATGAGAAAACGATTACAAAAAACCAATACCGTATCCAACGGACGCCACGCCTCCCCGTCCTTCGAAGAGAAAAAAGGCAAAAAAAAGAAGAAAAAGAAACTAAAGGCTTACTGA
- a CDS encoding bacterial transcriptional activator domain-containing protein → MTYYQLSCYLVVTVLVYRTVHNLVLFVRNRKQVYLLHFAFLQISYGAYLFFFIQTINAESIEKALLWERLENTAVPFFGTFLVLFVNSYRRIFSRDFTYLYIFLNLLLSGILITDPNAYTIELSHPRSFPYLGIVIYETKQPIIVQYLYISGMMMIFWTLFKVANQFLKNHFRNPFLLFGLILFFTSMILDILVATDVLPIPYTSHFSFLVLMFSVDSFLTVNKSEREVRLEFKESIAKWLHGSIAQSETILNPKEAAVSGSKESGEIGRSPLSRKKASSQLILKVKAMGPLELELDGKKISASEYSSKKKLLKLIKLLIVRYGKGIHKEELLENLWPGMSEKNALNSLHALLFRLRKILGNPDALVFAEDRLYFHPDLVIADFSEFERELEQAHRLLRNKKEEDAILNFKKAQEYYRGDFFEFDLYFPESDLKREYLRKNLIETYRILCEFSQKKVDFDALFLESESWIRLDDLDERAWRFHFEALQQLDRKNEALRKFEDLKKILKKELGVEPEADTMALIERIRTSSSVA, encoded by the coding sequence ATGACGTACTATCAACTCTCCTGCTATCTGGTAGTCACGGTATTAGTTTACCGAACTGTCCATAATTTGGTTCTTTTCGTTCGGAACCGAAAGCAGGTATATTTGCTTCATTTTGCTTTTTTGCAGATATCCTACGGAGCTTATTTATTCTTTTTTATTCAGACGATTAACGCGGAAAGTATCGAGAAGGCTTTGCTTTGGGAACGATTGGAAAACACTGCGGTTCCTTTTTTCGGAACGTTCCTCGTACTTTTTGTGAACAGTTATCGCAGAATATTCAGCCGGGATTTTACCTACCTCTATATTTTCTTAAATCTTCTTCTCTCCGGAATTCTGATAACGGATCCGAATGCGTATACGATCGAACTTTCTCACCCTAGAAGTTTCCCGTATTTGGGAATCGTGATCTACGAAACCAAACAACCGATCATCGTTCAGTATTTATACATATCGGGAATGATGATGATCTTTTGGACCTTGTTCAAAGTGGCGAATCAATTCCTGAAAAACCATTTTCGAAATCCGTTTCTATTATTCGGACTGATTCTATTTTTTACGTCGATGATTTTGGATATTCTAGTAGCGACGGATGTCCTTCCGATCCCGTACACTTCGCATTTTAGTTTTCTAGTGTTAATGTTCTCTGTTGATAGTTTTCTTACCGTAAACAAATCGGAAAGGGAAGTACGGCTGGAATTCAAAGAATCGATCGCCAAATGGTTGCACGGAAGTATCGCTCAATCCGAAACGATTCTAAACCCGAAAGAGGCGGCGGTTTCCGGTTCGAAAGAATCGGGGGAGATCGGACGGTCACCGTTGAGTCGTAAAAAGGCTTCTAGCCAGCTGATCCTAAAAGTGAAGGCTATGGGTCCCCTGGAATTAGAACTGGACGGTAAAAAAATATCCGCTTCCGAATACTCGAGTAAGAAGAAACTGCTTAAATTAATTAAGCTTCTAATCGTGAGATACGGAAAAGGGATTCATAAGGAAGAACTTTTAGAAAATCTTTGGCCTGGTATGTCCGAAAAGAATGCCCTAAACAGTCTTCACGCTTTGCTGTTCCGTTTACGCAAGATTTTAGGAAATCCGGATGCCCTGGTTTTTGCGGAGGATCGACTGTATTTCCATCCCGATCTAGTGATCGCCGACTTCTCCGAATTCGAGCGGGAACTGGAGCAAGCCCACAGATTGCTTAGAAACAAGAAAGAAGAGGATGCCATTCTAAATTTTAAGAAGGCCCAAGAATACTACCGCGGGGACTTTTTCGAATTCGACCTCTATTTTCCGGAATCGGATCTTAAGCGGGAATATCTGCGTAAGAATTTGATCGAAACATACAGGATTCTCTGCGAATTCTCCCAAAAAAAGGTGGATTTCGATGCCTTGTTTTTGGAGTCGGAAAGCTGGATTCGCCTGGACGATCTGGATGAGCGCGCCTGGAGATTTCATTTTGAGGCATTGCAACAATTGGATCGGAAAAATGAGGCCCTGCGTAAATTTGAAGACCTCAAAAAGATTTTGAAGAAGGAATTAGGAGTAGAGCCGGAAGCGGATACGATGGCCCTGATCGAGAGGATTCGGACCAGTTCTTCGGTTGCCTAA
- a CDS encoding SpoIIE family protein phosphatase, protein MSSEPGKDPTTARTAFRSASRKDVIRILERITDAFLSLDQDLRIIYANFEAERLLDVIRENLVGKRIAEILPQFSGTLLFPTIIDSKRSGVPKDLELLDSTDGTWYEVRIFPSIEDVAVYFRDVTSRKLGEVKLRESEEKLSELVRTSLEPILSLNAAMEIVLMNPAAEELFSYQSWEVMNRHIEFLLPDRHKKWGSRVLEKLAQSPEKGIFGPFRGRRKDGSEPLLEAAASRMKTSSGEGFTIIVRNITERIRTGRKLRNTVEELRQVDRERNHLLHNLEAQVRARSKELSRFYTSMKEELNLAKRVQNSLLPPIDASIPGASTFVTYLPVMDVGGDWYDVFEVRPGVLRILLADATGHGVQAALVTMTIKGVYEPIKYVANSPVELLTGINFDYCRNFKSLQMYFSCFILDIDTREKEFKFASAGHPALFWKSKDKIELLERTGSLVGLNTGMVFTEEDRKYRPEDSILMITDGIFEEFDSHQNPFGEERIELIYRTSGLEGKSLHDRLLKDMKAHLGNRAAQDDITLISINLS, encoded by the coding sequence ATGTCCTCCGAGCCAGGAAAAGATCCGACGACTGCGAGAACGGCGTTTCGTTCCGCATCCAGAAAGGACGTAATACGCATCCTCGAGCGGATTACCGATGCATTCCTTTCCTTGGACCAGGACCTCAGAATTATATACGCCAATTTCGAAGCGGAACGGCTTTTGGATGTGATCCGGGAAAATTTAGTCGGAAAACGAATTGCCGAAATTTTGCCCCAATTTTCCGGCACTCTGCTATTTCCTACGATTATCGATTCTAAGAGGTCCGGAGTTCCAAAGGATTTGGAATTATTGGATTCGACCGACGGCACCTGGTACGAGGTTCGGATTTTTCCTTCCATAGAGGACGTCGCAGTCTATTTTAGGGACGTCACTTCTAGAAAATTGGGCGAAGTCAAGTTGAGAGAATCGGAGGAAAAACTTTCCGAGCTTGTTCGTACTTCCTTGGAACCGATCCTTTCGCTTAACGCGGCAATGGAAATCGTACTCATGAATCCTGCGGCGGAGGAATTATTCTCTTATCAAAGCTGGGAAGTCATGAACCGGCATATCGAGTTTCTCCTTCCGGATAGGCATAAAAAATGGGGGAGTCGAGTACTAGAAAAATTAGCTCAGAGTCCCGAAAAAGGAATTTTCGGTCCTTTTAGAGGCAGGAGAAAGGACGGTAGCGAACCGCTTTTGGAAGCTGCGGCTTCCAGGATGAAAACTTCTTCGGGAGAAGGTTTTACTATAATCGTACGAAATATTACCGAAAGAATTCGGACCGGCCGCAAACTTAGAAACACTGTCGAGGAATTAAGGCAGGTGGATAGGGAACGGAATCATCTTCTTCATAATCTGGAAGCCCAGGTTCGGGCTAGATCGAAAGAACTTTCCCGATTTTACACCTCGATGAAGGAGGAATTGAATCTCGCCAAGAGGGTCCAGAATAGCCTCCTTCCTCCGATTGACGCGTCCATTCCCGGGGCTTCCACATTTGTGACTTATTTACCGGTAATGGATGTCGGAGGAGATTGGTATGACGTATTCGAAGTTCGACCCGGGGTATTAAGGATTCTTCTCGCGGACGCTACCGGACACGGGGTGCAGGCTGCTCTTGTAACGATGACCATTAAAGGGGTTTATGAACCGATCAAATATGTGGCGAATTCTCCCGTAGAATTGCTTACCGGGATCAATTTCGATTATTGTAGAAATTTCAAAAGTTTACAAATGTATTTTTCCTGTTTTATCCTCGATATAGATACTCGGGAGAAAGAATTCAAATTCGCTTCGGCCGGGCACCCGGCGTTGTTTTGGAAATCCAAGGATAAAATCGAATTGCTGGAACGTACGGGATCTCTCGTCGGTCTCAATACCGGAATGGTTTTTACCGAGGAAGATCGTAAATACCGACCGGAGGATTCCATTCTAATGATTACCGACGGAATTTTCGAAGAGTTCGATTCCCACCAAAATCCGTTCGGAGAAGAACGCATCGAACTCATTTACAGGACATCCGGCTTGGAAGGGAAATCGTTACACGATCGACTCTTAAAGGACATGAAAGCTCATCTAGGCAATAGGGCCGCTCAGGATGATATAACGTTGATTTCAATTAATCTTTCGTAA
- a CDS encoding putative solute-binding protein, with protein sequence MKMKKYLVSVALLFAFGNPIGIRTIDAAEAVDRTMCVFDPSGAHGDVFKSAQRYQAQALTWGIRLDLKAYTDEVVANSDFKAGKCHMAFLTSLRVRGYVPQSGSIEAIGALPSYELLRRTIEVLANSKARKLNVDGEYETMAMFPGGAVYLLLRDKNLKDIKDLAGKKIATLTYDQAATTMVDIVGASMVPAEIATFAGIFNNGRADACYSPAIGIKPLELMKGISPNGGIVRFPIGQLTFQIVARQKDFPENFGNTSRYWAATQFDSMLALTKRAEQEIPAKFWLEVPKELANSYFEKFREVRIKLRDKKVYHPAILKLMKGVRCKSDPSAAECSDNLE encoded by the coding sequence ATGAAAATGAAAAAATATCTAGTTTCAGTCGCTCTATTATTCGCATTCGGAAACCCGATTGGGATCCGGACTATAGACGCTGCAGAAGCGGTGGATCGTACTATGTGCGTGTTTGATCCCTCGGGAGCGCACGGGGATGTATTCAAATCCGCCCAAAGATACCAAGCGCAGGCGCTCACCTGGGGAATTCGCTTGGATCTCAAGGCGTATACCGACGAGGTGGTAGCTAATAGCGATTTCAAGGCCGGAAAATGCCATATGGCATTTTTAACGTCTCTCAGGGTGAGAGGATATGTTCCTCAATCGGGCTCCATTGAAGCGATCGGAGCCCTGCCGAGTTACGAACTTTTACGTAGAACCATCGAAGTATTAGCCAACTCTAAAGCTCGTAAATTGAATGTGGATGGCGAGTATGAAACGATGGCGATGTTTCCCGGCGGTGCGGTATATCTTCTGCTTCGTGATAAGAATCTAAAGGACATTAAGGATCTCGCCGGGAAGAAAATCGCCACTCTGACCTATGATCAGGCGGCGACTACGATGGTTGATATCGTAGGTGCTTCCATGGTTCCCGCCGAAATAGCGACGTTTGCCGGGATTTTCAATAACGGAAGAGCGGACGCCTGCTATTCTCCCGCGATCGGGATCAAACCTCTGGAATTGATGAAGGGAATTTCTCCCAACGGAGGAATCGTCCGCTTTCCGATCGGTCAGCTTACATTCCAAATCGTCGCCAGACAAAAAGATTTTCCCGAGAATTTCGGAAATACTTCCAGGTACTGGGCGGCCACCCAATTCGACTCCATGCTTGCACTTACGAAACGGGCCGAGCAGGAGATCCCCGCTAAATTTTGGTTGGAAGTCCCTAAGGAACTCGCAAATAGTTATTTTGAAAAATTTAGGGAAGTCCGCATCAAACTTCGCGATAAAAAAGTATATCACCCTGCGATTCTCAAATTAATGAAGGGCGTTCGTTGCAAATCCGATCCGAGCGCGGCGGAATGTTCCGATAATTTAGAATAA
- a CDS encoding RNA recognition motif domain-containing protein, giving the protein MKISVGNLPQEWSEEDLKKLFSQYGEVQHVLIKKDKLTGRSLGYGSLELEDEAAKKALEALNKKEIAGKALAVVDSEEWKKEFDKKNSVKGGTGGTKVLGSQTKGGFSGSGIRRTGGRGK; this is encoded by the coding sequence ATGAAAATTTCCGTGGGAAACCTTCCCCAGGAATGGTCTGAAGAAGACTTAAAGAAACTTTTTTCCCAGTACGGGGAAGTTCAGCATGTCCTGATTAAAAAGGACAAACTGACAGGACGCTCTTTAGGTTACGGCTCTTTGGAATTGGAAGACGAAGCCGCTAAAAAGGCTTTGGAAGCATTGAATAAAAAGGAAATCGCCGGAAAAGCCCTGGCCGTTGTGGATTCCGAAGAATGGAAGAAAGAGTTCGATAAAAAGAATTCGGTAAAAGGTGGAACCGGTGGAACGAAAGTTCTAGGTAGCCAAACCAAAGGCGGATTCTCCGGATCCGGTATTCGACGGACAGGAGGTAGAGGAAAATGA
- a CDS encoding TRAP transporter large permease subunit, whose product MWRKIVSWSVLFFLFVPLIQSGAQLVQARLLGLGGSIWPEYAMIRNVCMAGLGSAGDKRAEVSESDSVLLEELDLGSSGQAPVQSGPTETQLELAKLAANLTWTQALYCGVERRLSWITIFATDYIPMTMVVLLLVAGTVSTTRRYHIALRNPENSREEIVTEISQIVANSIVMVSAAFMLPLQKGVEAQIQVLWIVGLAFLSYLNLHNLFHPVFKSGEGRQNSNLTNILLCIPLYCWMAFVCGLYFFLFENHPPGLAIYLQKLTAHATLYIQIGLYVWTGILLRDTSLGRRFFDLLNPWHLPSELMAVIIVVVAALPTAYSGASGIVVLALGATIFTELRRAGATQERALAATAMSGSLGVVLPPCLLVVIVASLNLDVTTDELFYWGWRVFAVSSSFFLIVSWLTRKESWKIRPAPDAWAQTWKAFKPFSIYMLVSVSIVLIIVLGLGTHFDEHTAPYILPLAMLALLSIDYKLSKSSHPITEPAREAVKLSRTSYDAGSHLGALLLLMGLSACMGGVFERSEVVDLFPTQLGSPISAMIVLTIALVIIGMLMDPYGAVILVSVTLYPIAKANGIHPLNFWMTALVSFELGYLTPPVALNHLLTKHVVRDLLVKDESLAGKGFIARHEHIIIPIVVLLLTLIVTAFGPILFG is encoded by the coding sequence ATGTGGAGAAAGATCGTTTCCTGGTCCGTATTGTTTTTCCTTTTCGTACCTTTGATTCAAAGTGGAGCTCAGCTCGTTCAAGCGAGATTGCTTGGATTAGGAGGAAGTATTTGGCCGGAATACGCGATGATCCGCAACGTTTGTATGGCCGGTTTAGGGAGTGCCGGAGATAAACGGGCCGAAGTCAGCGAATCCGATTCCGTACTATTGGAAGAATTGGATCTCGGTTCCTCCGGACAGGCGCCGGTTCAATCCGGACCTACGGAAACTCAGCTGGAATTAGCCAAGCTAGCGGCAAATCTTACCTGGACTCAGGCGCTTTATTGCGGAGTAGAACGTAGACTTTCTTGGATTACGATTTTTGCAACCGATTACATCCCGATGACCATGGTCGTTTTGCTTTTGGTTGCGGGAACGGTCTCCACGACTAGGCGATATCATATCGCCCTCCGGAATCCGGAGAATTCTAGGGAGGAAATCGTTACGGAAATCAGTCAGATCGTCGCAAACTCGATCGTTATGGTTTCGGCAGCGTTTATGCTTCCTTTACAGAAAGGAGTCGAAGCTCAGATCCAGGTTTTGTGGATCGTCGGTCTCGCTTTCCTTTCTTATTTAAATCTTCATAATTTGTTTCATCCGGTTTTTAAGTCGGGAGAGGGCAGGCAAAATTCGAATCTGACGAATATTCTACTGTGTATCCCTTTGTACTGTTGGATGGCTTTCGTCTGCGGATTGTATTTCTTCCTTTTCGAGAACCATCCTCCGGGCTTGGCCATTTACTTACAAAAGCTAACGGCTCACGCGACTCTTTATATCCAGATCGGTTTGTATGTTTGGACGGGAATTTTATTACGAGATACTTCTCTCGGTCGTCGATTCTTCGATTTGCTGAATCCGTGGCATCTGCCTTCCGAATTAATGGCGGTGATCATCGTGGTTGTGGCCGCTTTGCCGACCGCGTACAGCGGGGCCTCGGGAATCGTAGTTTTGGCGTTAGGTGCGACGATCTTTACCGAATTAAGGAGGGCCGGTGCGACTCAGGAGAGAGCATTGGCAGCGACAGCGATGTCCGGAAGTTTGGGAGTGGTGCTTCCTCCATGCTTACTTGTGGTGATCGTCGCGTCTTTAAATCTAGACGTGACTACGGACGAGTTATTCTATTGGGGATGGAGAGTTTTTGCGGTTTCGTCCAGCTTTTTCCTGATCGTGAGTTGGCTTACTCGTAAGGAATCCTGGAAAATTCGTCCAGCACCCGATGCTTGGGCTCAAACCTGGAAAGCATTTAAACCGTTTAGCATCTACATGTTGGTTTCCGTATCGATCGTGTTAATCATCGTTCTCGGCTTGGGAACTCATTTTGACGAGCATACGGCACCCTATATCCTGCCTTTAGCAATGCTCGCGCTTCTTTCGATCGACTATAAACTGTCCAAATCGTCCCATCCGATCACCGAGCCGGCCAGAGAGGCGGTAAAACTTTCCCGTACATCTTACGATGCCGGATCGCATTTAGGGGCGCTTCTTCTGTTGATGGGACTTTCGGCCTGCATGGGCGGAGTGTTCGAGCGTTCCGAAGTCGTCGATTTATTTCCCACTCAATTAGGTTCGCCTATATCCGCGATGATAGTCCTTACGATCGCTCTCGTGATTATCGGAATGCTGATGGATCCCTATGGAGCGGTGATTCTCGTTTCGGTTACGCTGTATCCGATCGCAAAGGCAAACGGGATTCATCCGTTGAATTTCTGGATGACCGCTTTGGTATCGTTTGAATTGGGATATTTGACTCCGCCGGTGGCCTTAAACCATTTGCTTACGAAACACGTCGTCCGCGATCTTCTTGTAAAAGACGAATCCTTGGCCGGAAAGGGATTTATCGCGAGGCATGAGCATATCATTATTCCGATCGTAGTGCTTCTACTTACGTTGATCGTGACTGCATTCGGGCCGATTCTTTTCGGTTAG
- a CDS encoding FKBP-type peptidyl-prolyl cis-trans isomerase, with amino-acid sequence MICLAGAGLLFAQAPGLVIKEIKKGTGKEAFNGSNVTVHYTGWLTNGKKFDSSKDRGKPFSFDLGSGQVIRGWDKGVQGMKEGGIRKLTIPPDLGYGSRGAGADIPPNSTLIFEVELLKVY; translated from the coding sequence ATGATCTGCCTAGCCGGAGCAGGCTTGCTCTTTGCCCAAGCGCCGGGTTTGGTTATAAAGGAAATCAAGAAAGGTACCGGTAAGGAAGCTTTCAATGGCTCCAACGTAACCGTTCATTATACCGGCTGGCTTACGAACGGAAAGAAATTCGACAGTTCCAAAGACAGGGGAAAACCGTTTAGTTTCGATCTCGGATCCGGACAAGTGATACGAGGCTGGGATAAAGGCGTTCAAGGCATGAAGGAAGGCGGAATCAGAAAACTTACGATTCCACCCGATCTAGGGTACGGAAGTAGAGGCGCAGGAGCGGATATTCCTCCCAATTCAACTTTAATCTTTGAAGTAGAACTTCTGAAGGTCTACTGA
- a CDS encoding PAS domain-containing sensor histidine kinase, which produces MKEKFDLLESPYKPPDDLFDDLPIASLLIDQTGLIRLANHQFELLSGCKKKEVENHFHWMEFVRPDDRESLMERFINLPKKEKSNSFKLRTRLKTADDYRTVYVYAKDLRDAHGKGEILVQLQEFDEVGLLGDYDLPDPDCRWKSILVEGMDSIAVLDLSGNILFLSKTITGISVETYIGKSIYDLFSPHESHKLKILMSQVLKSRKPNSWELWSDFTGKRRHYFVRISPVSKQGEVQAIVALITDTTEQKESDSDRLKRMESERHRQKLESLGTLAAGVAHEINNPLTGILNYAEIVRDQLGMNEPLRKNLDVIIRESERISGIVRSLLGFVHKEEWEKFHVKAGDSLYCSVQLLLPFLLKDGIAVENLSGLIDAQSEIPYVFAEPQRLKQVFLNLITNARDSLNEKYPSADTRKKLLFSQSIIIRDGVRFVKITLEDTGTGIKKENLTRIFDPFFTTKPTSVGTGLGLSISYDIVKDLGGEIEFETEDGEYARFHVILPVAEKIS; this is translated from the coding sequence GTGAAAGAAAAATTTGATTTATTAGAATCTCCTTATAAACCCCCCGATGATCTATTCGACGATTTGCCGATAGCATCTTTACTGATCGATCAAACCGGATTGATCAGACTCGCGAATCATCAGTTCGAACTTCTATCCGGCTGTAAAAAAAAGGAGGTCGAAAATCATTTTCATTGGATGGAATTTGTCCGTCCGGACGATCGCGAAAGCCTGATGGAAAGATTTATAAATCTTCCTAAGAAAGAAAAAAGTAATTCCTTTAAACTTCGTACGAGGCTGAAAACCGCGGACGATTATCGGACCGTGTATGTCTATGCCAAAGATTTGAGGGATGCTCACGGAAAAGGCGAAATTCTCGTTCAACTTCAAGAATTCGACGAGGTGGGACTCCTCGGAGACTACGATTTGCCTGACCCGGACTGTCGATGGAAATCGATTCTTGTGGAAGGAATGGATTCGATTGCGGTTTTGGATCTATCGGGAAATATCCTCTTTCTCAGCAAAACCATTACCGGAATCTCGGTGGAGACCTATATCGGAAAAAGTATCTACGATTTGTTTTCGCCTCACGAAAGTCATAAGCTCAAAATCTTAATGAGCCAAGTCCTCAAGTCGCGCAAGCCGAATTCATGGGAACTCTGGAGTGACTTTACCGGGAAACGGCGACATTACTTCGTTAGAATCTCGCCCGTTAGCAAGCAAGGCGAAGTTCAAGCAATCGTCGCACTCATCACGGATACGACCGAGCAAAAGGAATCCGATTCCGATCGCCTTAAGAGAATGGAATCGGAGAGGCATAGACAAAAATTGGAATCCCTCGGAACGCTCGCTGCCGGCGTTGCTCACGAGATTAATAATCCGCTAACCGGAATATTAAACTACGCCGAAATCGTCAGAGACCAATTAGGAATGAATGAGCCCTTGCGAAAAAATCTGGACGTTATCATCCGTGAGAGCGAAAGAATTTCCGGAATCGTAAGAAGTCTATTAGGATTCGTGCATAAGGAAGAATGGGAAAAATTTCATGTTAAGGCGGGGGATTCCCTGTATTGTTCGGTTCAGTTACTTTTGCCTTTTCTCCTGAAGGACGGAATCGCGGTGGAAAATCTTTCCGGTCTAATCGATGCTCAAAGCGAAATACCGTACGTATTTGCGGAGCCGCAAAGATTAAAGCAGGTTTTTTTGAATTTAATCACCAATGCTCGTGATTCCCTCAACGAAAAATATCCGTCCGCCGATACGAGGAAGAAACTTCTCTTTTCGCAATCCATAATAATAAGGGATGGGGTTCGTTTCGTAAAGATTACGTTGGAAGATACTGGAACGGGAATCAAAAAGGAAAATTTAACTAGGATTTTCGACCCGTTCTTTACGACTAAGCCAACTTCGGTCGGAACCGGACTCGGTCTTTCGATTAGTTACGATATAGTCAAAGACTTAGGCGGAGAAATCGAGTTCGAAACCGAAGATGGGGAGTACGCCCGCTTTCATGTAATCCTACCTGTTGCGGAAAAGATTTCTTGA